The following coding sequences lie in one Helicoverpa zea isolate HzStark_Cry1AcR chromosome 2, ilHelZeax1.1, whole genome shotgun sequence genomic window:
- the LOC124641216 gene encoding regulating synaptic membrane exocytosis protein 2-like isoform X9, translated as MHRAAGVELAATCHICLKTKFADGVGHSCHYCRVRCCARCGGKVTLRSNKVIWVCILCRKKQELLSKTGQWIHKSAGQDSMLWRMENDLRGLPPQPDGSFDKRPKLERAHSAAEKENLPLQRSGSALRRQYSQQEQRCYGELEGLARTHPHLVHPRQKAAYGVVETGVTPSTQLLPLTPASHPLLPPRSSSSDDEVPECVSDENDEYRDRGQLEACAPVRHPHLRSANVAANNYYNLINHSPADYEAEARGPFDVARTGPSGGRSFDSVTDCRWRARDDGEGAYLRPYAPEEGPRPDRAVYKSAYLWEDSSDNRRFTERRKKTVRFDGHEGAATFPRGGRDASGAPHDWAALRWEPERQTSQDSATKDSGIDTSSTFTSSEDSNRGDCPKFPLSWQVSADGTRMIGHMVLRKSVVEGSSHSSAAILGLKVVGGKLLPDGTRVAVVEKVKKGSIADLEGQLRIGDEVLQWNGVPLQGRSADEVAAVVADSKHDLHVELVVSRPLTATRTPAVPWRTHKEVYTEVMGGCEKPSVLVTSPGSPDVHSRRRPARYNHHNANVAGRIQLKIYFDVTATQLCVTVVSASGLTPRPDGSPRCPYAKIFLLPDKSEKSKRRTKTLANTLEPRWNQNFIYCGIRITDIKRRTLEVTVWDLNRYGPNDFLGEVLLDLDTIVMNHEPTWYTLKPHEEMGSFSRYREDEADGEHLSPPSTSTSRLSDSDTPSECDLRRHHSLSSLASSSSPPPPHDRMDMEGARSNRRDMSPAGRVRAAGMNRERSGGYSVARSQSAAGVARPARARSKSPRRSLSPPADRDGWRYTVNEDRGDGSRLPTHAYAPRFQSRSATATPTTSPKKRQLPQIPHHQGGQRAVRAQVSADLEERKWIAPHHIGATLTYRSTPQGWERHYAGLSDSELAARSGGGAGAGGWAPRRRLSPDNAAQDSDLESVASVTSSAFSTQSERPRPTRMLSNDYGGRENGRGNGSNQQQQPLERRESRRGQFTRSLSNADVPPDEKAGVTFNKDGSLSDTALGGAGELEPASDDVLLKAEPRDYFGPGMGKKSNSTSQLSATGRKRRLGFGKRGKNSFTVQRSEEVVPGEMRGGMGGVSRASSASSENDEDRWSPGMRGSGSDGGGLSDFIDGLGPGQLVGRQLLGAPTQGDVQLSMCYQKGFLEVEVIRARGLVSQPGRRALPAPYIKVYLVSGKRCIAKAKTSTARRTLDPLYQQTLTFRENFKGCVLQVTVWGDYGRIEGKKVFMGVAQIMLDDLNLSNIVIGWYKLFGTTSL; from the exons ATGCACCGCGCCGCCGGCGTAGAGCTCGCAGCCACCTGCCACATCTGCCTCAAGACTAAGTTCGCGGACGGCGTCGGCCACTCGTGCCATTACTGCCGAGTGAGGTGCTGCGCTCGGTGCGGGGGCAAAGTTACTCTCCGTTCTAACAag GTTATTTGGGTATGTATACTGTGCCGTAAGAAACAAGAGTTATTATCAAAAACTGGACAATGGATCCACAAAAGTGCTGGCCAGGACTCAATGTTATGGCGTATGGAAAATGATCTAAGAGGTCTGCCACCACAGCCAGACGGATCATTTGATAAAAGACCAAAACTAGAACGGGCACACAGCGCCGCAGAGAAAGAAAATCTGCCACTTCAGAGATCTGGCAGCGCTCTCCGTCGCCAGTACAGTCAACAAGAGCAAAGGTGTTACGGTGAACTTGAAGGATTGGCTAGAACTCATCCGCATCTAGTACACCCGAGACAAAAGGCTGCATACGGGGTGGTCGAGACGGGGGTAACTCCCTCCACCCAGTTGTTGCCGCTCACGCCAGCGTCACACCCCCTCCTCCCGCCTCGGTCTTCCTCTTCGGATGACGAAGTTCCCGAGTGTGTTTCCGACGAAAACGACGAGTATCGTGATCGCG GACAACTAGAGGCATGTGCTCCAGTTCGGCACCCGCATCTGCGTAGCGCCAACGTGGCCGCCAACAATTATTACAATTTGATTAATCATTCGCCGGCCGATTACGAGGCAGAGGCGCGCGGTCCATTCGACGTGGCCAGGACCGGACCGTCAGGTGGACGCAGTTTCGATTCTGTGACCGACTGCCGGTGGCGGGCCCGCGACGATGGCGAAGGTGCGTATCTACGCCCGTACGCACCAGAAGAGGGCCCGCGCCCAGATCGAGCTGTGTATAAGAGTGCCTATTTGTGGGAGGACTCCTCAGACAATAGACGGTTCACTGAGAGGAGAAAAAAGACCGTTCGCTTTGACGGGCACGAAGGCGCCGCGACGTTCCCGCGCGGCGGCCGCGACGCGTCTGGCGCGCCACACGACTGGGCCGCGCTACGCTGGGAGCCCGAACGCCAGACCAGCCAGGACTCCGCCACCAAAGACTCGGGCATCGATACCTCTAGCACCTTCACCTCCAGTGAAGATTCGAACAGAGGCGATTGCCCTAAG TTCCCGCTGAGCTGGCAGGTGTCCGCGGACGGCACTCGCATGATCGGTCACATGGTGCTCCGGAAGAGCGTCGTGGAAGGGAGCTCACACTCTTCAGCGGCTATCCTCGGTCTGAAGGTGGTGGGAGGGAAACTGCTCCCGGACGGCACGAGGGTCGCGGTGGTGGAAAAGGTCAAAAAAGGTTCCATTGCTGACTTAGAAGGACAGCTTAGAATAG GTGACGAGGTCCTGCAATGGAACGGGGTGCCTCTCCAAGGGCGGAGCGCGGACGAGGTGGCGGCGGTTGTAGCTGACAGTAAGCACGACTTGCACGTGGAGTTAGTGGTATCCCGGCCGCTGACTGCCACGCGCACACCCGCTGTGCCGTGGAGAACACACAAAG AAGTATACACGGAAGTGATGGGGGGTTGCGAGAAGCCCAGCGTCCTGGTGACGTCACCGGGCTCCCCTGACGTGCACTCGCGGCGCCGACCCGCTAGATACAACCACCATAACGCTAATGTTGCTGGACGCATTCAG CTGAAAATATACTTCGACGTGACCGCAACGCAGCTGTGTGTCACCGTAGTATCAGCGAGCGGACTCACACCTCGGCCCGACGGTTCCCCTAGATGCCCTTATGCTAAAATATTCCTACTGCCCGATAAAAGCGAGAAGAGCAAGCGAAGAACGAAAACCTTAGCCAACACATTAGAACCGCGATGGaatcaaaactttatttattgcgGCATTCGAATTACCGACATAAAGAGAAGAACTTTGGAG GTTACCGTGTGGGATTTAAATCGTTACGGCCCAAACGATTTTCTCGGCGAAGTCCTTCTGGATTTAGACACCATTGTAATGAACCATGAACCTACATGGTATACGTTGAAACCACACGAGGAGATGGGAAGCTTTAGC AGATACCGCGAAGACGAGGCAGACGGCGAGCACCTGTCCCCGCCGTCGACGTCGACGTCACGGCTGTCGGACTCCGACACGCCGAGCGAGTGCGACCTGCGGCGCCACCACTCGCTGTCCAGCCTCGCGTCCAGCTCCAGTCCGCCGCCGCCGCATGAT CGCATGGACATGGAGGGAGCGAGATCCAACCGACGCGACATGTCGCCGGCGGGCCGGGTTCGCGCTGCCGGGATGAACAGAGAACGC AGCGGCGGGTACAGCGTGGCGCGCTCGCAGTCGGCGGCGGGCGTGGCGCGGCCGGCGCGGGCTCGCAGCAAGTCGCCGCGCCGCTCGCTGTCGCCGCCCGCCGACCGCGACGGCTGGCGCTACACAG TGAACGAGGACCGGGGAGACGGGTCGCGGTTACCGACGCACGCGTACGCGCCGCGCTTCCAGTCGCGCTCAGCCACGGCCACGCCCACCACCAGTCCCAAGAAACGTCAACTACCACAAATACCTCATCACCAG GGTGGGCAGAGAGCAGTACGCGCGCAAGTGTCGGCCGACCTGGAGGAACGTAAGTGGATCGCCCCGCATCACATTGGCGCCACACTCACCTACCGCAGCACGCCACAAG GGTGGGAAAGACATTACGCAGGACTGTCGGACTCCGAGCTGGCAGCGCGGAGCGGCGGAGGTGCGGGCGCAGGCGGCTGGGCCCCGCGGCGGCGCCTGTCGCCCGACAACGCCGCGCAGGACTCCGACCTCGAGTCCGTCGCGTCCGTCACCTCCAGCGCCTTCAGCACGCAGTCCGAACGACCTCGCCCTACCAGAATGCTCAG TAATGACTATGGTGGACGGGAGAACGGACGCGGCAATGGTAGCAATCAACAGCAACAACCCCTAGAAAGACGAGAATCACGTCGGGGTCAATTTACTCGGAGTCTGAGTAACGCAGATGTACCACCGGATGAAAAAGCGG GTGTAACTTTTAACAAAGATGGCAGCCTCAGCGATACTGCTCTCGGCGGGGCGGGTGAATTGGAACCTGCTAGTGACGACGTATTACTGAAAGCGGAACCTCGCGACTACTTCGGCCCTGGTATGGGCAAGAAAAGCAATTCCACTTCGCAACTATCAGCGACAG GACGAAAACGGAGGTTAGGTTTTGGTAAACGTGGGAAAAATTCGTTTACGGTGCAACGGAGCGAGGAAGTGGTCCCTGGCGAAATGCGCGGAGGCATGGGTGGTGTATCGCGGGCCTCCTCAGCCTCCAGCGAGAACGACGAAGACAG ATGGTCTCCTGGTATGAGAGGCTCTGGTTCGGACGGAGGCGGCTTGTCAGACTTTATCGACGGCTTAGGCCCAGGACAACTGGTCGGCAGACAGTTACTCGGCGCGCCGACGCAGGGTGACGTGCAACTGTCTATGTGTTACCAGAAAGGATTTCTCGAG GTGGAGGTAATCCGTGCTCGTGGTCTGGTATCTCAGCCGGGCAGACGGGCCCTACCTGCGCCGTACATTAAAGTGTACCTAGTGAGCGGTAAGCGCTGCATCGCCAAGGCAAAGACGAGCACGGCGCGCCGCACACTCGACCCACTTTATCAACAAACGCTAACCTTTAGAGAAAACTTTAAAGGTTGCGTATTACAG GTGACCGTGTGGGGCGACTATGGACGCATAGAGGGTAAAAAGGTGTTTATGGGCGTGGCTCAAATCATGCTCGATGACCTTAACCTCTCTAACATCGTCATAGGATGGTACAAACTCTTCGGAACTACTTCATTG taa
- the LOC124641216 gene encoding regulating synaptic membrane exocytosis protein 2-like isoform X5 gives MADMPDLSHLTPEERAIIEGVMMRQRQEEQREHEIMRRKQDEVTVLEQTIRTRNEMHRAAGVELAATCHICLKTKFADGVGHSCHYCRVRCCARCGGKVTLRSNKVIWVCILCRKKQELLSKTGQWIHKSAGQDSMLWRMENDLRGLPPQPDGSFDKRPKLERAHSAAEKENLPLQRSGSALRRQYSQQEQRCYGELEGLARTHPHLVHPRQKAAYGVVETGVTPSTQLLPLTPASHPLLPPRSSSSDDEVPECVSDENDEYRDRGQLEACAPVRHPHLRSANVAANNYYNLINHSPADYEAEARGPFDVARTGPSGGRSFDSVTDCRWRARDDGEGAYLRPYAPEEGPRPDRAVYKSAYLWEDSSDNRRFTERRKKTVRFDGHEGAATFPRGGRDASGAPHDWAALRWEPERQTSQDSATKDSGIDTSSTFTSSEDSNRGDCPKFPLSWQVSADGTRMIGHMVLRKSVVEGSSHSSAAILGLKVVGGKLLPDGTRVAVVEKVKKGSIADLEGQLRIGDEVLQWNGVPLQGRSADEVAAVVADSKHDLHVELVVSRPLTATRTPAVPWRTHKEVYTEVMGGCEKPSVLVTSPGSPDVHSRRRPARYNHHNANVAGRIQLKIYFDVTATQLCVTVVSASGLTPRPDGSPRCPYAKIFLLPDKSEKSKRRTKTLANTLEPRWNQNFIYCGIRITDIKRRTLEVTVWDLNRYGPNDFLGEVLLDLDTIVMNHEPTWYTLKPHEEMGSFSRYREDEADGEHLSPPSTSTSRLSDSDTPSECDLRRHHSLSSLASSSSPPPPHDRMDMEGARSNRRDMSPAGRVRAAGMNRERSGGYSVARSQSAAGVARPARARSKSPRRSLSPPADRDGWRYTVNEDRGDGSRLPTHAYAPRFQSRSATATPTTSPKKRQLPQIPHHQGGQRAVRAQVSADLEERKWIAPHHIGATLTYRSTPQGLSDSELAARSGGGAGAGGWAPRRRLSPDNAAQDSDLESVASVTSSAFSTQSERPRPTRMLSNDYGGRENGRGNGSNQQQQPLERRESRRGQFTRSLSNADVPPDEKAGVTFNKDGSLSDTALGGAGELEPASDDVLLKAEPRDYFGPGMGKKSNSTSQLSATGRKRRLGFGKRGKNSFTVQRSEEVVPGEMRGGMGGVSRASSASSENDEDRWSPGMRGSGSDGGGLSDFIDGLGPGQLVGRQLLGAPTQGDVQLSMCYQKGFLEVEVIRARGLVSQPGRRALPAPYIKVYLVSGKRCIAKAKTSTARRTLDPLYQQTLTFRENFKGCVLQVTVWGDYGRIEGKKVFMGVAQIMLDDLNLSNIVIGWYKLFGTTSL, from the exons ATGGCCGACATGCCGGACCTCTCGCACCTCACGCCCGAGGAGCGCGCCATCATCGAAGGCGTCATGATGCGACAGCGCCAGGAGGAGCAGCGCGAGCACGAGATCATGAG ACGTAAGCAAGATGAAGTCACAGTGCTGGAGCAGACGATCCGGACTCGCAATGAGATGCACCGCGCCGCCGGCGTAGAGCTCGCAGCCACCTGCCACATCTGCCTCAAGACTAAGTTCGCGGACGGCGTCGGCCACTCGTGCCATTACTGCCGAGTGAGGTGCTGCGCTCGGTGCGGGGGCAAAGTTACTCTCCGTTCTAACAag GTTATTTGGGTATGTATACTGTGCCGTAAGAAACAAGAGTTATTATCAAAAACTGGACAATGGATCCACAAAAGTGCTGGCCAGGACTCAATGTTATGGCGTATGGAAAATGATCTAAGAGGTCTGCCACCACAGCCAGACGGATCATTTGATAAAAGACCAAAACTAGAACGGGCACACAGCGCCGCAGAGAAAGAAAATCTGCCACTTCAGAGATCTGGCAGCGCTCTCCGTCGCCAGTACAGTCAACAAGAGCAAAGGTGTTACGGTGAACTTGAAGGATTGGCTAGAACTCATCCGCATCTAGTACACCCGAGACAAAAGGCTGCATACGGGGTGGTCGAGACGGGGGTAACTCCCTCCACCCAGTTGTTGCCGCTCACGCCAGCGTCACACCCCCTCCTCCCGCCTCGGTCTTCCTCTTCGGATGACGAAGTTCCCGAGTGTGTTTCCGACGAAAACGACGAGTATCGTGATCGCG GACAACTAGAGGCATGTGCTCCAGTTCGGCACCCGCATCTGCGTAGCGCCAACGTGGCCGCCAACAATTATTACAATTTGATTAATCATTCGCCGGCCGATTACGAGGCAGAGGCGCGCGGTCCATTCGACGTGGCCAGGACCGGACCGTCAGGTGGACGCAGTTTCGATTCTGTGACCGACTGCCGGTGGCGGGCCCGCGACGATGGCGAAGGTGCGTATCTACGCCCGTACGCACCAGAAGAGGGCCCGCGCCCAGATCGAGCTGTGTATAAGAGTGCCTATTTGTGGGAGGACTCCTCAGACAATAGACGGTTCACTGAGAGGAGAAAAAAGACCGTTCGCTTTGACGGGCACGAAGGCGCCGCGACGTTCCCGCGCGGCGGCCGCGACGCGTCTGGCGCGCCACACGACTGGGCCGCGCTACGCTGGGAGCCCGAACGCCAGACCAGCCAGGACTCCGCCACCAAAGACTCGGGCATCGATACCTCTAGCACCTTCACCTCCAGTGAAGATTCGAACAGAGGCGATTGCCCTAAG TTCCCGCTGAGCTGGCAGGTGTCCGCGGACGGCACTCGCATGATCGGTCACATGGTGCTCCGGAAGAGCGTCGTGGAAGGGAGCTCACACTCTTCAGCGGCTATCCTCGGTCTGAAGGTGGTGGGAGGGAAACTGCTCCCGGACGGCACGAGGGTCGCGGTGGTGGAAAAGGTCAAAAAAGGTTCCATTGCTGACTTAGAAGGACAGCTTAGAATAG GTGACGAGGTCCTGCAATGGAACGGGGTGCCTCTCCAAGGGCGGAGCGCGGACGAGGTGGCGGCGGTTGTAGCTGACAGTAAGCACGACTTGCACGTGGAGTTAGTGGTATCCCGGCCGCTGACTGCCACGCGCACACCCGCTGTGCCGTGGAGAACACACAAAG AAGTATACACGGAAGTGATGGGGGGTTGCGAGAAGCCCAGCGTCCTGGTGACGTCACCGGGCTCCCCTGACGTGCACTCGCGGCGCCGACCCGCTAGATACAACCACCATAACGCTAATGTTGCTGGACGCATTCAG CTGAAAATATACTTCGACGTGACCGCAACGCAGCTGTGTGTCACCGTAGTATCAGCGAGCGGACTCACACCTCGGCCCGACGGTTCCCCTAGATGCCCTTATGCTAAAATATTCCTACTGCCCGATAAAAGCGAGAAGAGCAAGCGAAGAACGAAAACCTTAGCCAACACATTAGAACCGCGATGGaatcaaaactttatttattgcgGCATTCGAATTACCGACATAAAGAGAAGAACTTTGGAG GTTACCGTGTGGGATTTAAATCGTTACGGCCCAAACGATTTTCTCGGCGAAGTCCTTCTGGATTTAGACACCATTGTAATGAACCATGAACCTACATGGTATACGTTGAAACCACACGAGGAGATGGGAAGCTTTAGC AGATACCGCGAAGACGAGGCAGACGGCGAGCACCTGTCCCCGCCGTCGACGTCGACGTCACGGCTGTCGGACTCCGACACGCCGAGCGAGTGCGACCTGCGGCGCCACCACTCGCTGTCCAGCCTCGCGTCCAGCTCCAGTCCGCCGCCGCCGCATGAT CGCATGGACATGGAGGGAGCGAGATCCAACCGACGCGACATGTCGCCGGCGGGCCGGGTTCGCGCTGCCGGGATGAACAGAGAACGC AGCGGCGGGTACAGCGTGGCGCGCTCGCAGTCGGCGGCGGGCGTGGCGCGGCCGGCGCGGGCTCGCAGCAAGTCGCCGCGCCGCTCGCTGTCGCCGCCCGCCGACCGCGACGGCTGGCGCTACACAG TGAACGAGGACCGGGGAGACGGGTCGCGGTTACCGACGCACGCGTACGCGCCGCGCTTCCAGTCGCGCTCAGCCACGGCCACGCCCACCACCAGTCCCAAGAAACGTCAACTACCACAAATACCTCATCACCAG GGTGGGCAGAGAGCAGTACGCGCGCAAGTGTCGGCCGACCTGGAGGAACGTAAGTGGATCGCCCCGCATCACATTGGCGCCACACTCACCTACCGCAGCACGCCACAAG GACTGTCGGACTCCGAGCTGGCAGCGCGGAGCGGCGGAGGTGCGGGCGCAGGCGGCTGGGCCCCGCGGCGGCGCCTGTCGCCCGACAACGCCGCGCAGGACTCCGACCTCGAGTCCGTCGCGTCCGTCACCTCCAGCGCCTTCAGCACGCAGTCCGAACGACCTCGCCCTACCAGAATGCTCAG TAATGACTATGGTGGACGGGAGAACGGACGCGGCAATGGTAGCAATCAACAGCAACAACCCCTAGAAAGACGAGAATCACGTCGGGGTCAATTTACTCGGAGTCTGAGTAACGCAGATGTACCACCGGATGAAAAAGCGG GTGTAACTTTTAACAAAGATGGCAGCCTCAGCGATACTGCTCTCGGCGGGGCGGGTGAATTGGAACCTGCTAGTGACGACGTATTACTGAAAGCGGAACCTCGCGACTACTTCGGCCCTGGTATGGGCAAGAAAAGCAATTCCACTTCGCAACTATCAGCGACAG GACGAAAACGGAGGTTAGGTTTTGGTAAACGTGGGAAAAATTCGTTTACGGTGCAACGGAGCGAGGAAGTGGTCCCTGGCGAAATGCGCGGAGGCATGGGTGGTGTATCGCGGGCCTCCTCAGCCTCCAGCGAGAACGACGAAGACAG ATGGTCTCCTGGTATGAGAGGCTCTGGTTCGGACGGAGGCGGCTTGTCAGACTTTATCGACGGCTTAGGCCCAGGACAACTGGTCGGCAGACAGTTACTCGGCGCGCCGACGCAGGGTGACGTGCAACTGTCTATGTGTTACCAGAAAGGATTTCTCGAG GTGGAGGTAATCCGTGCTCGTGGTCTGGTATCTCAGCCGGGCAGACGGGCCCTACCTGCGCCGTACATTAAAGTGTACCTAGTGAGCGGTAAGCGCTGCATCGCCAAGGCAAAGACGAGCACGGCGCGCCGCACACTCGACCCACTTTATCAACAAACGCTAACCTTTAGAGAAAACTTTAAAGGTTGCGTATTACAG GTGACCGTGTGGGGCGACTATGGACGCATAGAGGGTAAAAAGGTGTTTATGGGCGTGGCTCAAATCATGCTCGATGACCTTAACCTCTCTAACATCGTCATAGGATGGTACAAACTCTTCGGAACTACTTCATTG taa